In Deltaproteobacteria bacterium, a single genomic region encodes these proteins:
- a CDS encoding PfkB family carbohydrate kinase — MNVLVVGSMAFDSIETPHGRADRVLGGSAAYFALAAAFFAPARIVGVVGEDFPDEHLTALSRSGVDLEGLQRAPGKTFYWHGRYHEDLNVRDTLEVQLNVLEEFVPRLPAGYEDTEYAFLGNMHPSAQLEVLSRLKQPRLVALDTMDHWIHETPEELRKVLERVETVVINDSEARMLSGQHNIVRAARAILKMGPRAVLIKRGEYGVFQFSDAATFVVPAYPLEEVLDPTGAGDSFAGGFMGCLAAADAGGEDALRRAIVYGNVTASFTVEDFGPRRLIALDRTEIDERFRRFVDLTRFH, encoded by the coding sequence ATGAACGTTCTGGTGGTGGGCTCCATGGCCTTCGATTCCATCGAAACCCCGCACGGCCGTGCCGACCGGGTCCTGGGGGGCTCCGCGGCCTATTTCGCCCTGGCCGCCGCCTTTTTCGCGCCGGCGCGGATCGTCGGCGTGGTGGGCGAGGACTTCCCGGACGAGCACCTGACCGCGCTGTCGCGCAGCGGGGTGGACCTGGAGGGGTTGCAGCGCGCTCCGGGCAAGACCTTCTACTGGCACGGGCGCTACCACGAGGACCTCAACGTGCGCGACACCCTGGAGGTCCAACTCAACGTGCTGGAGGAATTCGTCCCGCGGCTCCCCGCGGGTTACGAGGACACGGAGTACGCCTTTCTTGGCAACATGCACCCGTCGGCGCAGTTGGAGGTGCTGTCCCGGTTGAAGCAGCCCCGGCTGGTGGCCCTGGACACCATGGACCACTGGATCCACGAGACGCCGGAGGAGCTGCGCAAGGTCCTGGAGCGGGTCGAGACCGTGGTGATCAACGACTCCGAGGCGCGCATGCTCAGCGGGCAGCACAACATCGTGCGCGCCGCCCGCGCCATTCTCAAGATGGGGCCGCGGGCGGTGCTCATCAAGCGCGGCGAGTACGGCGTGTTCCAGTTCTCCGACGCGGCGACCTTCGTGGTGCCGGCCTATCCGCTGGAAGAGGTGCTGGACCCCACCGGCGCGGGCGATTCCTTCGCCGGCGGCTTCATGGGGTGCCTGGCCGCGGCCGACGCCGGGGGCGAGGACGCGTTGCGCCGGGCCATCGTGTACGGCAACGTCACCGCCTCCTTCACGGTGGAGGATTTCGGTCCCCGGCGGCTGATCGCCCTGGACCGCACGGAGATCGACGAGCGTTTCCGGCGTTTCGTGGACTTGACCCGCTTTCACTAG